GATACTGATAGCTATTTTCAAAAAAACACGAACATTTACGTATCGTTATCCGAAAGACGAAATATTAATTAATTAACAAAAATGAAATTTATCATAGTAGGATTAGGAAATTTTGGAGCTTCATTGGCTCAAAAACTAACTCAGCAGGGCAACGAGGTAATCGGTATTGATTCAAGTATGGCGAAAGTAACCGCCTTAAAAGATAAAATATCGCATACTATCTGTATGAATGCCATTGATGAGCAAACGGTTTGCGATTTACCTCTTAAAAATACAGATATTGTCATTGTTTGTATCGGTGAAGACCAAGGCACTAATGTGTTAGTAAGTGCTTTGTTTAAAAATTTAGGAGTAAAACGTTTAATTAGTCGTTCAATTAATGCTCTCCACGAAAATATTTTACGAGCTATTGGTGTAGATGATATCGTTCGTCCTGAGGAAGAATCTGCCGAACGCTGGACAAAAAAACTAACTCTTAAAGGTGTAGTTGATTCCTTTGAACTGAATAAAAATTATAGTATTGTAGAGATACGAACCCCTAAGGCATTTATTGGAAAAGCCATCGAAGAAATTGGGCTTCGTGAAAATTTTAATATAGTGATACTAACCATATTAAACCAATCAGAAGAAACCTCATTTTTAGGAAAAACAAAAACCTTAACGCACGTTCAAGGAGTTCCTGACCCCAAAATAAA
This genomic window from Capnocytophaga canimorsus contains:
- a CDS encoding potassium channel family protein codes for the protein MKFIIVGLGNFGASLAQKLTQQGNEVIGIDSSMAKVTALKDKISHTICMNAIDEQTVCDLPLKNTDIVIVCIGEDQGTNVLVSALFKNLGVKRLISRSINALHENILRAIGVDDIVRPEEESAERWTKKLTLKGVVDSFELNKNYSIVEIRTPKAFIGKAIEEIGLRENFNIVILTILNQSEETSFLGKTKTLTHVQGVPDPKIKLSEEDILVVYGSNSDLYRFMK